The Amycolatopsis endophytica genome includes the window GACCTTGCCGTCGAGCCGCCCGGTCACGATCCGACTTCCAGTGCGACGAGGAACCGCGACACCATGTTGTAGGCGGCGACGGTGACGGTCAGCTCCACGATCTCGCGCGGGTCGAGGTGCTCGTGCAGCGCCGCGAACAGCTCGTCCGGAACGGTGACCTGCCCGGTCATCGCATCGGTGTAGTCGAGGACGACGCGCTGCCGCTCGGTCAGCACGCCGCGGTCGCCGCCGTCGCGCAGGGCCGCGATCTGCTCGACCGTCATGCCCTCCTCCTTGGCGACCGGTTCGTGAGCCGCCCATTCGTACTCGGCACCGTTCAGCTCGGCGACGCGCAGCACCGCCAGTTCACGCAGGTCACCGGATAGCTCGCCCTGTCCGCGGATGGCGCCCAGCAGGCTGTTCCAGCCGTCGGCGAACGGCGGGCTGTGCAACAGCATGCCGTCCAGCGGCCTCAGGCGCCCCCCGCGGCGCGCGCGGATCCGGTCGGCGATCTCGCTGCCCGAGTCCACGTACTCCAGCCTTGCCATGTGTTTCCCTTCTAGTGCACTGCAACAGGTTCGGCGATCGGTCCCTGACCGTTGAGGACCCGTCGCGCGCGGTCGCGGTCGAAGACGCCCTCCCAGCGGCTGACGACGATGCTGCCCAGCATCTGGCCGCACAGACTGACCAGTCCGCGCATGGTGGAGAGGAACCGGTCGATGCCCAGGACCAGCATGATCCCGGCGACCGGGACGACGCCCGTGGTGGACAGGGTCGCGGCGAGGATGACGAACCCGGCGCCCGCCACGCCCGCGCTGCCCTTCGAAGTGATCATGAAGACGGCGAGCAGGCCGACCTGCTGCCAGATGGTCAGGTTCACGTCGAACGCCTCGGCGATGTAGAGCGAGGCGAAACCGAGGTAGAGGCACACGCCGTCGCCGTTGAAGGCATACCCCGACGGCACCACGAGTCCGACGATCCTCTTCGGACAACCGAGGTGTTCCAGCTTGCGCATCAGCTGCGGCATCACGACTTCGTAGTTCGCCGTGCCCAGCGTGATCAGCAGCTCGTCCTTGAAGTAACGGTAAAGTTTGAGGATGCGGATGCCGCAGAGGCGGGCC containing:
- a CDS encoding carboxymuconolactone decarboxylase family protein, with translation MARLEYVDSGSEIADRIRARRGGRLRPLDGMLLHSPPFADGWNSLLGAIRGQGELSGDLRELAVLRVAELNGAEYEWAAHEPVAKEEGMTVEQIAALRDGGDRGVLTERQRVVLDYTDAMTGQVTVPDELFAALHEHLDPREIVELTVTVAAYNMVSRFLVALEVGS